From a single Terriglobales bacterium genomic region:
- a CDS encoding MdtA/MuxA family multidrug efflux RND transporter periplasmic adaptor subunit: MAQDLTEQDFHQPELVPPPPERRTSSKAVIWVIVIFALIVLGALGLRTLSKSHGEQAQAQGRGGGGRRGGGADANRAVPVSAAPAQQRDVPVYFEGLGNVQAYYTVTIHSRVDGQLMAVNFREGQQVQKGQELALIDPRPYEVQVSQAEATKYKDQANLENAQRDLQRYADLYKQGVIAQQQYNTQQSVVAQQEGLVRADDAQINNAKLNLTYCHIKSPIDGRVGLRLVDPGNMVHASDQNGLLVITELQPIAVLFTLPEDNLRDVLQHMRTSRLEVQAWNRDDTQQIADGRLETIDNQIDPNTGTFRLKAVFDNRDNALYPNQFVNARLQVYVRKSAITIPAVAVQRGSQGTYVYVIKQDKTVESRNIKIALSEGTVSVIDSGVKPGELVITDGQERLQPGNKVEVERTGPPGKINPPDQVMGASSAS; this comes from the coding sequence ATGGCGCAAGACCTTACCGAACAAGACTTCCACCAGCCGGAGTTGGTGCCGCCTCCGCCGGAGCGCCGCACCAGCAGCAAAGCCGTGATCTGGGTGATTGTGATTTTTGCGCTCATCGTGCTCGGCGCGCTCGGTTTGCGGACACTTTCGAAATCCCATGGTGAGCAGGCCCAGGCGCAGGGACGTGGCGGCGGTGGACGTCGGGGAGGGGGAGCCGATGCAAATCGCGCGGTTCCAGTTTCGGCAGCGCCGGCCCAGCAGCGCGACGTGCCGGTTTACTTCGAAGGACTTGGGAACGTTCAGGCGTACTACACGGTTACGATTCATAGCCGCGTCGATGGCCAATTAATGGCGGTGAATTTTCGCGAGGGCCAGCAGGTTCAAAAAGGACAAGAGCTTGCGCTGATCGATCCGCGTCCTTACGAGGTACAAGTCTCGCAGGCCGAAGCCACGAAGTATAAAGACCAGGCGAACCTTGAGAACGCGCAGCGCGACCTGCAGCGCTACGCCGATCTTTACAAGCAGGGGGTAATCGCGCAGCAGCAGTACAACACACAGCAGTCTGTGGTGGCGCAGCAAGAAGGACTGGTTCGGGCTGACGACGCCCAAATCAATAATGCGAAGCTGAACCTCACGTACTGCCATATCAAGTCGCCGATCGACGGGAGGGTTGGATTGCGTTTGGTCGATCCCGGCAATATGGTGCATGCCTCTGACCAAAATGGCCTGCTCGTCATCACCGAGCTGCAACCGATTGCGGTGCTCTTTACTCTCCCCGAAGACAATCTGCGGGATGTGCTTCAACACATGCGCACCAGCCGTCTCGAAGTGCAGGCCTGGAATCGCGATGACACGCAGCAGATCGCTGATGGTCGGCTGGAGACGATCGACAATCAAATTGACCCGAATACCGGAACGTTTCGCCTTAAAGCTGTCTTCGACAATCGTGATAACGCGCTGTATCCCAACCAGTTTGTGAACGCGCGTTTACAGGTGTACGTGCGCAAAAGCGCAATCACGATTCCAGCGGTTGCGGTGCAGCGTGGATCGCAAGGGACATACGTGTATGTCATCAAGCAGGACAAGACGGTGGAGTCGCGCAACATCAAGATTGCGTTGAGCGAGGGCACAGTTTCTGTGATCGATTCGGGAGTCAAACCCGGCGAACTCGTGATCACCGATGGACAAGAGAGATTGCAACCCGGCAACAAAGTTGAGGTGGAACGCACGGGTCCTCCAGGGAAGATCAATCCTCCCGATCAGGTTATGGGCGCAAGTAGCGCTAGCTGA
- a CDS encoding heme-binding protein, translating into MRLSDMVVKPFIFPLSICILAPLSFAQGTDCSKVPDYNKLKTTLTQVVKEGKDANGGMGNQEWAAVVNRDGTVCAVVFSGPDRSKEWPGSRLIAAEKANTANALSLDDFALSSGNLYSGAQPGGSLYGLAMLGPNPTAAFAGPPTKFGQTDDPMVGKAIGGVIVFGGGLPLYTHDGKLVGGLGVSGDTSCTDHVIAWKVRNKLGLDAVPMGVAPGQSDNLIFDIQNGVSASGFGHPTCKGGKPAEEIIKKLTDTMPSGPKK; encoded by the coding sequence ATGAGACTGAGCGACATGGTCGTAAAACCATTCATCTTCCCCCTGTCAATTTGCATTCTCGCCCCGTTGAGCTTTGCCCAGGGCACCGACTGCTCCAAGGTCCCTGACTACAACAAGCTCAAGACCACGCTGACGCAGGTCGTGAAGGAAGGCAAGGACGCGAACGGCGGCATGGGAAATCAGGAGTGGGCAGCGGTGGTGAATCGCGATGGCACGGTGTGCGCTGTAGTCTTCAGCGGTCCGGATCGCTCCAAAGAATGGCCGGGAAGCCGGCTCATTGCTGCGGAGAAAGCGAACACCGCGAATGCGCTCAGCCTCGATGACTTCGCTCTCTCCAGTGGAAATCTGTACTCGGGAGCGCAGCCTGGCGGCAGCCTCTACGGTCTCGCGATGCTGGGTCCAAATCCGACGGCAGCATTCGCCGGTCCGCCAACCAAATTTGGCCAGACGGATGACCCGATGGTCGGCAAAGCTATCGGCGGCGTGATCGTCTTCGGCGGAGGTCTGCCGCTCTACACGCACGACGGCAAACTCGTCGGCGGACTCGGCGTGAGCGGCGACACTTCTTGCACCGATCACGTGATTGCGTGGAAGGTACGCAACAAGCTCGGACTCGACGCCGTTCCGATGGGCGTTGCGCCGGGCCAGAGCGATAACTTGATCTTCGACATCCAGAACGGAGTAAGCGCGAGCGGCTTTGGTCATCCGACGTGCAAGGGCGGAAAGCCGGCCGAGGAGATCATCAAAAAATTGACCGACACGATGCCAAGCGGTCCGAAGAAGTGA
- a CDS encoding c-type cytochrome — MRAKTVQTFVSIVVVILVALLFSAWARQGKTRTYARAAKMLHGNPALGPDKIRKYGCYTCHTIPGVAGANGLVGPPLSGIYERVFIAGEVPNTPENITRWIQHPHSIEPNTVMPEMGVTDQDSRDIAAYLYTVR, encoded by the coding sequence ATGCGCGCTAAAACCGTCCAGACGTTCGTCTCGATTGTCGTCGTCATTCTGGTGGCGCTGTTGTTCAGCGCGTGGGCACGCCAGGGAAAGACGAGGACATACGCGAGGGCGGCGAAGATGCTGCACGGCAACCCGGCGCTCGGTCCAGACAAGATTCGCAAGTATGGCTGCTATACCTGCCACACGATTCCGGGCGTCGCCGGAGCGAACGGTCTGGTCGGCCCTCCCCTTTCGGGAATTTACGAGCGGGTGTTCATCGCCGGTGAGGTGCCGAACACGCCCGAGAACATCACGCGGTGGATTCAGCATCCGCACTCGATCGAGCCGAACACAGTAATGCCCGAAATGGGAGTGACGGATCAGGATAGCCGGGACATTGCGGCGTATTTGTACACGGTGCGGTGA
- a CDS encoding cytochrome c oxidase assembly protein: protein MRRLRTTRIIWLGALLCVAAVPLWAHENDAHAAATTWTWEPSVVIPIFVSAALYAIGYARMRRRAGARLLTWPFVSCFAGILALIIALDSPVHLVGEQLFWVHMTQHELLMLIAAPLLVMGRPLVPFLWALPQSRREGLGKLSKTKAWRGTWIAISSAGAAWIIHALALWIWHAPSLFEAALHNEAVHAVQHLCFLGSALLFWWTLIHGRHGRLGYGAAVVYVFTTAAHNSILGALLTFAPRAWYPTYVSTAQNWSLTPLQDQQLGGLIMWVPAGVVLLVVGLALFAAWLGESQRRFEYTRMAALMKSAKGAAHAR from the coding sequence ATGAGACGGCTGCGCACAACTCGAATCATCTGGCTTGGAGCGCTGCTGTGTGTCGCGGCAGTTCCGCTTTGGGCGCACGAAAACGATGCACACGCAGCAGCCACGACGTGGACGTGGGAGCCATCGGTCGTAATTCCCATTTTTGTATCCGCAGCGTTGTACGCGATTGGGTATGCGCGAATGCGCCGACGAGCAGGCGCACGTCTCCTGACGTGGCCGTTTGTTTCTTGTTTCGCGGGAATCCTCGCGCTCATCATTGCGCTGGATTCTCCTGTGCATCTTGTAGGTGAGCAGTTGTTCTGGGTACACATGACGCAGCACGAGCTGCTCATGCTGATCGCTGCTCCGCTTCTCGTAATGGGAAGACCGCTGGTACCGTTCTTGTGGGCGCTGCCGCAGTCCCGGCGCGAGGGCCTTGGGAAACTCTCGAAGACAAAAGCGTGGCGCGGCACCTGGATCGCGATTTCTTCTGCCGGAGCAGCGTGGATCATTCACGCCCTGGCGCTGTGGATATGGCATGCTCCTTCGCTGTTTGAAGCGGCCTTGCACAACGAAGCCGTTCATGCGGTACAGCATTTGTGCTTCCTCGGCAGCGCACTCCTGTTTTGGTGGACCTTGATTCATGGACGTCATGGAAGGCTCGGGTACGGAGCCGCGGTCGTGTACGTCTTCACGACGGCGGCGCACAACAGCATCCTCGGCGCGCTGCTGACATTTGCTCCTCGAGCCTGGTATCCCACGTATGTCAGCACGGCGCAGAACTGGTCGCTCACGCCGCTACAAGATCAGCAGCTTGGCGGACTGATTATGTGGGTGCCTGCCGGAGTCGTTTTGCTGGTTGTGGGACTCGCGCTGTTTGCCGCGTGGCTGGGCGAATCGCAGCGCCGCTTCGAATACACGCGCATGGCTGCGCTCATGAAGTCTGCCAAAGGAGCTGCTCATGCGCGCTAA
- a CDS encoding cytochrome c oxidase subunit 3, whose protein sequence is MERLSERPALDVSALPTVVFGSRNPVWLGTIFFMLIEGSMIAMVWACYFYYRTRSSEWPPGVLPPNLTWGVANGIVFILSLAPAWLIRRKARAGDVLGCRIWLSVLALFGLVNIILRGFEFANLNCKWSANAYASTIWVLMGVHSGHLLTDFIETVVLAVLAFTDRVDGTRFTDFDENSMYWYFVVGIALVTYFVVYGASRLF, encoded by the coding sequence ATGGAGCGACTAAGCGAACGCCCTGCGCTCGACGTCTCCGCTCTGCCGACCGTTGTCTTCGGCTCGCGCAATCCGGTGTGGCTGGGGACCATCTTCTTCATGCTCATCGAAGGCTCGATGATCGCGATGGTCTGGGCCTGCTACTTCTACTACCGCACGCGATCGAGCGAGTGGCCCCCGGGAGTGCTTCCGCCGAATCTGACGTGGGGAGTGGCGAACGGCATCGTCTTCATCCTGAGCCTCGCTCCTGCTTGGTTGATTCGCCGCAAAGCTCGCGCCGGGGACGTGCTCGGCTGCCGCATCTGGCTCAGCGTTCTCGCGCTGTTTGGCCTGGTCAACATCATCCTGCGCGGTTTCGAGTTCGCGAATTTGAACTGCAAGTGGTCGGCGAATGCGTACGCCTCCACGATCTGGGTGCTGATGGGCGTGCACTCAGGCCACTTACTAACTGACTTCATCGAGACGGTTGTGCTCGCAGTGCTTGCGTTCACTGATCGCGTGGACGGAACGCGCTTCACCGACTTCGACGAGAACTCGATGTACTGGTACTTCGTCGTGGGCATTGCGCTGGTGACTTATTTCGTGGTGTATGGGGCTTCGAGGTTGTTTTGA
- the ctaD gene encoding cytochrome c oxidase subunit I, with translation MTPSSNPKMAVAEPPVVPPPTADRQLRLQRAWKEPTGFFGWFTKIHHTSIGTRFIVTAFIFFVLGGLLAMLMRLQLARPENRFLGPDKYNQFFTMHGSTMIFLFAVPLLFQGFGIYLVPLIVGTRNIAFPRLAAFSYYIYLFGCIFFWVGLLLNTGADRGWFAYVTLSGPDFSPGKRVDFWAQMITFTETSALATAVCLAATILKHRAPGMSLNRMPMILWEKLVLSFMVIFAMPAVMLSSSMLLLDRTVGTQFFNPAEGGDVLLYQHLFWFFGHPDVYIIFLPGTAIVTTLVTCFTRRHIFGYLALVVSTISIGFIGFGVWVHHMFATGLPQMGESFFTAATLMIVIPTAVQFFCWIATIWEGRMQFKFPMWWIAGFFFVFMIGGLSGLMLASVPVDTQVHDTFFVVAHFHYVLIGGAVFPMFGALYFWLPKMMGRMMNEKLGYWNFWLFFVGFNMTFFTMHFLGLRGMTRRVYTYLPEMNWGWLNLLATVGAFLMGAGVLVFIINFFWSRVHGRIAGPDPWKAGSLEWAVPSPPPHYNFAELPTVNGREALWDAEPNQPIVTGVRDDIREVLITDSLDGDPDSKMDSPEPSAWPFWAAIAITGLFVGSVFSANSVEYTSIPVIITLIGWYWPKWRETRQRKATEVWSD, from the coding sequence ATGACGCCTTCATCCAACCCGAAAATGGCCGTTGCTGAGCCGCCGGTAGTCCCGCCGCCAACCGCCGATCGGCAGCTACGTCTCCAGCGCGCGTGGAAGGAGCCGACCGGCTTCTTTGGATGGTTCACCAAAATCCATCACACCAGCATCGGCACGCGATTCATCGTCACCGCGTTCATCTTCTTCGTGCTCGGCGGGCTACTGGCGATGCTGATGCGCCTGCAACTAGCGCGTCCGGAGAATCGCTTCCTCGGGCCTGACAAGTACAACCAGTTCTTCACCATGCACGGCAGCACGATGATCTTTCTCTTCGCCGTTCCGCTGCTGTTCCAGGGATTTGGAATTTATCTTGTTCCGCTCATCGTGGGCACGCGCAACATTGCGTTTCCGCGGCTGGCGGCCTTCAGCTACTACATCTATCTGTTCGGCTGCATTTTCTTCTGGGTCGGACTGCTGCTGAATACAGGCGCCGATCGCGGATGGTTCGCCTACGTCACGCTATCTGGTCCGGATTTCTCTCCCGGAAAGCGCGTCGATTTCTGGGCGCAGATGATTACCTTCACCGAGACCTCGGCGCTCGCGACTGCGGTGTGCCTGGCCGCGACGATCCTGAAGCATCGCGCGCCAGGCATGTCGCTCAACCGCATGCCGATGATTCTTTGGGAAAAGCTGGTGCTGTCGTTCATGGTGATCTTCGCCATGCCGGCAGTGATGCTTTCCAGCAGCATGCTGCTGCTGGATCGCACGGTGGGCACACAGTTCTTCAATCCCGCTGAAGGCGGAGACGTTCTGCTATACCAGCATCTGTTCTGGTTCTTCGGCCATCCTGACGTTTACATCATCTTCCTTCCCGGAACGGCGATTGTGACCACGCTGGTCACGTGCTTCACGCGGCGGCACATCTTCGGATATCTCGCGCTCGTGGTCTCGACCATCAGCATCGGATTCATCGGCTTCGGTGTGTGGGTGCATCACATGTTCGCCACCGGGCTTCCCCAAATGGGAGAGAGCTTCTTCACGGCGGCGACGCTGATGATCGTCATTCCCACTGCGGTTCAGTTCTTCTGTTGGATTGCGACTATCTGGGAAGGGCGGATGCAATTCAAATTCCCGATGTGGTGGATCGCGGGATTCTTCTTCGTCTTCATGATCGGGGGACTCTCCGGGTTGATGCTGGCGTCGGTGCCGGTCGATACGCAGGTACACGATACGTTCTTTGTCGTCGCGCATTTCCACTATGTGCTCATCGGCGGCGCGGTCTTCCCCATGTTCGGCGCTCTGTATTTCTGGCTGCCCAAGATGATGGGACGCATGATGAACGAGAAGCTCGGCTACTGGAACTTCTGGCTTTTCTTCGTCGGCTTCAACATGACGTTCTTCACCATGCACTTCCTCGGGCTGCGCGGCATGACGCGGCGCGTGTACACGTATCTTCCCGAAATGAACTGGGGCTGGCTGAACCTGCTGGCGACCGTAGGCGCATTCCTCATGGGGGCCGGCGTGCTGGTGTTCATCATCAACTTTTTCTGGAGCCGCGTGCATGGACGTATCGCGGGACCAGATCCGTGGAAGGCGGGGTCACTGGAATGGGCTGTTCCGTCTCCGCCTCCGCATTACAACTTCGCCGAGCTGCCGACCGTGAACGGACGCGAGGCGCTGTGGGATGCCGAACCCAATCAGCCGATCGTGACGGGAGTGCGCGATGACATTCGCGAGGTGCTGATCACCGATTCACTCGACGGCGATCCCGATTCCAAAATGGACTCGCCCGAGCCGAGCGCATGGCCGTTCTGGGCTGCGATTGCCATCACCGGCCTCTTCGTCGGTTCGGTGTTCAGCGCGAACTCGGTAGAGTACACATCGATTCCCGTAATCATCACCCTCATCGGCTGGTACTGGCCCAAGTGGCGCGAGACACGCCAGAGAAAGGCGACCGAAGTATGGAGCGACTAA
- the coxB gene encoding cytochrome c oxidase subunit II gives MKLPRAAAYATLLLLAGCQSNHSMLWSAASKQASDIEWLYWFIFWICLVVFVLVIAFFAGGLAKSNVDEEEMAPVMESNEPGDRRAKVGVSIALGITVVTLFVVLALSIVTGKTTEGLTSKNPITIEVTGHQWWWELRYPNPQADLTVLSANEIHIPVGKPIVVLTASRDVIHSFWAPNIDGKRDLLPGYQSAFTFQIDKPGIYHGQCAEFCGEQHAHMGFEIVAQTMDEFQAWLNQQRKPSVQPQDVKEVHGRDVFLTHSCVLCHTIRGTDAGSRVGPDLTHVGSRRLLAATAISNAPGSLAGWITDPQRIKPGVLMPANPLAPADLDALVTYLRSLQ, from the coding sequence ATGAAGCTCCCCCGCGCAGCCGCGTATGCCACGCTCCTGCTTCTGGCAGGGTGCCAGAGCAATCACTCGATGCTCTGGAGCGCGGCCAGCAAGCAGGCGTCCGACATCGAGTGGCTCTACTGGTTCATTTTCTGGATCTGCCTTGTAGTCTTCGTGCTGGTGATTGCCTTCTTCGCCGGAGGCCTGGCGAAGTCGAATGTCGATGAAGAAGAGATGGCTCCGGTGATGGAGAGCAACGAGCCGGGAGACCGTCGGGCCAAAGTGGGAGTGAGTATCGCTTTGGGAATCACCGTCGTCACGCTCTTCGTCGTGCTCGCGCTCAGCATCGTGACCGGCAAGACTACCGAAGGCCTCACCTCAAAGAATCCGATCACGATTGAAGTCACCGGCCACCAATGGTGGTGGGAGCTGCGCTATCCCAATCCGCAGGCGGATTTGACCGTTCTCAGCGCGAACGAGATTCACATTCCCGTGGGCAAGCCCATTGTGGTACTCACCGCCAGCCGCGATGTGATCCACAGCTTTTGGGCTCCGAACATCGACGGCAAGCGCGACCTGCTGCCCGGATATCAGTCGGCGTTCACCTTCCAAATCGACAAGCCCGGCATTTATCACGGCCAATGCGCCGAGTTCTGCGGCGAGCAGCACGCGCACATGGGATTCGAGATCGTCGCCCAGACCATGGACGAGTTTCAGGCATGGCTCAACCAGCAGCGCAAGCCGTCGGTTCAACCGCAGGATGTGAAGGAGGTGCATGGACGCGATGTGTTTCTAACTCACTCCTGCGTTCTGTGCCATACCATTCGCGGAACAGATGCAGGCTCGAGAGTTGGTCCCGATTTGACACACGTCGGCAGCCGGCGCTTGCTGGCAGCGACAGCGATCAGCAACGCTCCGGGATCATTGGCGGGATGGATCACGGATCCGCAGCGAATAAAGCCCGGCGTGTTGATGCCGGCGAATCCGTTAGCACCGGCCGATCTCGATGCGCTGGTCACGTACTTGAGAAGTTTGCAGTAG
- a CDS encoding c-type cytochrome encodes MRLERLAFFLVGAALLLLIACQREDRRFREAPPSAGVVNTIQVSDLHPGGQQIAAPPVPNSYEESAYAVSEGKRLFSEFNCVGCHSNGGGGIGPPLMDNQWIYGGEPANIFASIMEGRPNGMPAWRGRIPEDQGWEIVAYVRSLSGQLAKDVAPGRSDHMSGKKPEANTPRETPTGITGAPTHQ; translated from the coding sequence ATGCGCCTCGAACGCCTCGCATTTTTCCTCGTCGGCGCAGCGTTGCTGCTGCTCATCGCATGTCAGCGTGAAGACCGCCGCTTCCGCGAAGCCCCTCCCTCTGCGGGTGTGGTGAACACGATCCAGGTCAGCGACCTCCATCCCGGCGGACAGCAGATCGCTGCGCCGCCTGTCCCGAATTCGTACGAAGAGAGCGCCTATGCAGTTTCGGAAGGCAAGCGGCTCTTTAGCGAATTCAATTGCGTCGGCTGCCACTCGAATGGCGGCGGCGGCATCGGTCCGCCGCTCATGGACAACCAGTGGATCTACGGCGGCGAGCCCGCGAACATCTTCGCAAGCATCATGGAAGGCCGTCCGAACGGCATGCCCGCGTGGCGCGGGCGCATTCCCGAAGACCAGGGATGGGAGATCGTTGCTTACGTGCGCTCGCTCAGCGGGCAGTTGGCCAAAGATGTCGCGCCTGGCCGCAGCGATCACATGTCCGGCAAGAAGCCTGAAGCGAACACGCCGCGCGAGACTCCGACCGGCATTACAGGAGCTCCCACGCATCAATGA